AGCCTCTGCCGTTTCGACAAAATTGACCAGCGCATAGACGGTTTCGACCATAGGGGCAAGAATCACGTCAACGCCGATCGCCAGACATTCCCGTATATCGCGGCGCGCTTCGGGACCGCCGATTTTGACCACCAGCGGCATAATTTGTCCGTTTACCTGGCGGGTAATTTCGCGCATGAGCGCGATTTCATCGGCATCCATGTCTTCGACTTCGGTGCCGGTTTTGAGCGCCACAATGTGGTTCTGGTGCTTTAACTGCAGAAGCCGGGCGCGCAGGTTTGCGATCAATTCGGGATTATGCCGCATGTTTGTTTATCGGAGTGTTCTCAAAAACGCTGAAGGCCTATTTCGTTGAAGTGCTTATTCGCAAACCCGGTCGCGTGATTTCACGCTTGGTCGCTCAGGCAAGAACCATGAGGCCATTCATATCAATCTGAAACTCGCGCTGTACTGCCGCAATCTTCTTTTCGCGCAGGCGTTTTGTCAGGTCGAGGGCTGAGATATCTGCCTGCTGGGGCCAGAAAGCGAGCAAAGTCGACCCTGCGCCCGATAAGAAGCAGGCATAAGCGCCGTCGCGGTACCAGTCTTCAAAGACCTCGAACATGCCAGGCACGAGATGGGCGCGCTGCGAGGTATGCATGCGGTCTTCTATGGCTGCCCGAAAGGCAAAAGCATCGCTCTGCGCAAGGCTCTCTTGCTGCAGCAGGTACACGAGCGCTGCGACACGAGAGGTCTGAAAAACCAGATCGGCGCGTGATATACTGACGGGAATCAGCTGCCGCGAATCGCGGGTTTCCAGTTTCAGATCGGGGATAATCCCCGCTATTTTGACCGGCGCCCTGATTTTGAGAGGCACGCGCAGAAATGCGGGGCCGCTTTCAGCCGGCTGGTTGCCTGGCAGGCAGAGGTTCCAGCCGCCATAGATTGCGGCGGTGAGGTTATCGGGGTGTGGTTCAAATTCGAGCGCAAAATCGAGCAGCTGCTCGATGCGGTACGCCATGCTGTGCTCGCGGCGCAGCGTCTCGTTCGCGAGTGTCAGCCCTGCCAGAATTGCAGTACTCGACGAGCCAAGGCCGCGGCTGAATGGCACGTTGACGATAATGCGCACGTCGTAGGCGATGGGGGGCTGCCCGGCCTTCTTCATGAGGTAGTTGTAGACCCTGACAAAGAGGTTGTCGGCTTCGACTTTCTTCGGCAGTGAACCCGCCGAAACGACGCCGGTATCACCGGCAAGAAAACTCAGCCTGATGCTGCCGTCTTTACGGTCTGCCCTGTCGCAGACAAATTCATTTCTGAGATTGAGGGCCATGCCCCAGATATCAAAACCGGGCCCGAGATTGGCGGTGCTTGCAGGTACTGAGATGCGCAGCGACACCGGCACAAATCTCAAATGCGGCATCCCGCGACAAGCCGGTTGCTGAGCTGCTAAACGAGAATGCGCTTCTTTCTTAAAACAGGTGAGTTTTCGTGTAGTCGCACCACTCTTCAAAGCAGTTGACCCCGCAGGCCTCGGTCTTATTCGAGAGCTTCTATGGCCGAAAGCAACGAGATCATCATTTTTACCGCAATCAACGACAGCGATGTGGCCGAAGAGCTCATTACGAACATGCTCGAATCAGAACTCATCATTAGCGGTACGCTTTTTCCCGGTACCACCCTGCTCTACAGGTGGGAGGGAAAGATCAACCTCGACGAAGAGGTGAAAATCATCATAAAGGCGAAGCGCGAGAACTACAACAAGATCGAAGATTATATCATGCACCGCCACCCATATAAGATACCAGAGCTCACGACCATCAGCGCATCGTTTGGCAGCGAGAAGTTTCGCGAATTCTGCCGCAATAAGCCGTGAGCCGCAAGAGCGCTGAACTCGTCTATTCGCCGATCTACGATCTGAGTGATTACACGCATGTCATATCAGCTGGCAAATACCGCCAGCTTTACGACGCGCTCAAGTTCAGCCGCTGGAACTGGAACGAACCCGTAGCGGCGACCAAAGAGCAGTTGCTGCTCGTGCACACCGAGCGCTATCTGAAAGACTTTCTCGGGGCGCGCCTCACCGAGCAGACGCAGCGCGCCGAAATACCGATCGACGAGCGCATCGTCAACGCCGTCTGCACCGCAGCGGGCGGCACGATTCTCGCTGCTGAGCTCGCGCTCAAACACGGCGTTGCTTCGAATCTGAGCGGGGGCTTTCACCACGCATTTGCCGACCACGCCGAGGGTTTTTGTTTCGTCAACGACACGGTGCTGGCTATTCGCGCTCTGCGCAAGACACGGCCGGGCCTTAAGGTAGCCGTTATCGACCTTGATGTGCACCAGGGTAACGGCACGGCAAAACTTCTGCAGGGCGACGAAAACTCTTATACGTTCTCGATGCACGAGAAAGAAAATTACCCGGTAAAAGAGACGGGCAGTCACGACGTTGAACTGCCGTCGCACCTCGGTGACGCAGAATACCTGCGGCTGTTGGCCGAGAATCTCGACAAACTCAAAGCAGCATTTTTTCCCGACCTGATTTTCTATGTCGCCGGTGTGGATATCTACCGTGACGACGCGCTCGGCGGTCTGCAGCTCAGCTTTGACGGCATCGCGGCGCGCGACGCAGCCGTGCGCGATTTTTTGCCCGAGGTGCCCAAGGTGGTATTGCCGGCCGGCGGTTATGCACGCAATATCGCTGAAACAGTCGCGTTGCATGCGCAGACGATCAAGATTATGCATGGGAGGCAGTAACCGCGCGTAGCACGGTCGGGCACCATGTCAGAGAAACGTTTCGACTTTCAAGATCTTGAAGAGATCGATTTCGCCGATGAGCTGCAGGGTGCGACACATTTTAACGACGGCAAATCCCGATTTCTTTCGACGCTCACCGAAGCCGAGTTGTGGCAGGCGCTCGAAAAATCGCAAATAATTGCCGAGGTAAAGAACCGGGGTTATTACCCGGTAAAACTCGAGATCGAATTTCTCACCGAACGCGATCACCGGTTCTATCTGCTCTACAAAAATGAAAAGATTCTGCACATGCGGCTTAGGCTCTCGTTCTTTAAGTTGCATCGGCACCCGCTAATGCCGGCGACGCGCCTGCTCTTTATCGACTGGATGCAGTCGCGCCATGTGCTGAAACCCGACGCCGGCGCGCGCGGCCTTTTTCCCGGGCAAGATGTCGCAGGCCTCGGCATCTTTAATCGTATAGACCATTTTCTGCGCGATCTTGTCGTGGCGACGCACGCCTATGGCGGCTTTAATATACCCGAATACTTTCATGATGCGCTCTTGTTTCATCGCGCATTCCAGTTTTATGACCCCGCACGCGAGGCATTTTTCAGGGCGCTGATACGCGACTTACGCCCGTATGGCGCGCGCGAAATTTCACGCGCACTCAGCGAGGGCAGGGTACGCAACAAAAAGGGTGAAGCGATGGAATGGCACGGCTCAGAAATGCTGATTTTTACGCACAAACCCTACGCCGAGGCGATCTTCGACGAGCGTTACCACAAAGACGTCGAACGCAAGATGCGCGAATTCAGTTTTACGCTTCAAAGAGCGTGACGCAGGCGAAATTCCCGTATCATCTGCGCGGTAACTTTGCCCTCGTAATAGGCTTTTCCCACGATTGCGCCATAGAGCTTAAGGCGCTGCAGCGCCTCGAGGTCGTCGATGGAGCTGACGCCGCCCGAGGCGATGAGATTTACCGACGGAAAAGCCAGCAGCAGGCGCTCATAGAGCTCGAAATCAGGCCCCTGCATCATGCCATCTTTGCGTATCTGCGTCACGAGAAAATTCTTCACACCCAACGCAGACATCTCTTGAATCAGCGTCTCAACCTTGTAGCCCGAATCTTTGAGCCAGCCAGAGTGCTTAACCTCATCGCCCCATGCATCGACGGTCATGAGCAGAGAGCTGCTGAATTCTGCCGCGATTGTGTCGAATGCCGGGCGGTCGAGAAAGGGCAGCGAACCTACCATTACGAAATCTTTCGCCAGAGTAAAACCATTATCGAAGTAGAATGAAAAGTCGTCTTTGCTGCGAATACCGCCGCCGACTTCACAGGGAATATTTACCGTGCGGCGAATTTCGGTGAAGAGTTTGCCTTCGCAGATTTTGCCCTCTTTAGAACCTTGCAAGTCAACGAGATGCAGGCGCTCGGCACCATGGTCGGCGAGATACCACGCGAGATCAATCGGTCTCTCATGGTAAACCGTTACCTGATCATAGTCACCTTGTTTGAGGCGCACGACTTTGCCCCCGAGTATGTCGAGCGCGGGAATCAGTTTCATAGAGCCTCAAGAAAATTGGCGAGCAGCTTCAAGCCTGCGTTGTGAGATTTTTCAGGGTGAAACTGCGCCGCGAAAAGATTCTCGTGTTCAAGCACCGAGGTGAACATCTGCCCGTAAGAAGTCGTCGCCTTGGCATACATATGTTCTGCACGGTGCGCATAACTGTGCACATAATAAAACATCGAATGGGGATGTATACCCCGCCCCAGCCGGCTCTTTGCTTTGAATTCTGTGGTCGTCCAGCCGATATGCGGTATCGCGGGTGCTTCGGCATTCTTTTCAAGACGCGTGATAGCTCCTTTTACGAGGCCTAAACCTTTTGCTCCGGTGAATTCAGTCGATGATTCGAACAGAAGTTGAAAACCGATACAGATGCCGAAGATAATCTTCTGCTTTTGGTGCGCGCCATAGATGGCATCGATAAGGCCACGTGACCGAAGGTTATCCATCGCCCGCACAAATGCCCCGTCACCGGGCAGCAGCAGCACGTCTGCAGCCTCAACCTCGCGCGGGTCACCCGTCACCTTAGCAGTTGCGCCCAAATGCTCGAATGCCTTTTGCAGTGAGCGAATATTGCCCATGCCATAGTCGAGAAGCGCAATACGCGGATTCTTACTCATCGGGTAGCCGAGGCGTAGCATTGGCTACCCGAGCAAACTCCCCTTTGTCGACGGAATCTCACCCGCCCGGCGCGCATCGACCGCAACCGCCTGGCGCAGCGCAAAGCCGAGCGCCTTGAAGATCGATTCGTGAATATGGTGGCGGTTATCACCATAGTGCACCTGAACATGCAGGTTCATCGCGGCGTGAATAGAGAGTTTGTGCAGAAATTCGAGCGTCAGTTCAGAATCATAGATGCCGAATTTTCCCATGGGTTTCAGCGGTTCGCCGCGGTAGACGAAATAGGGGCGGCCCGAAAGGTCGATCGTGACCGTGGTGAGCACTTCATCCATAGGCAGCGTAAACGAACCGTAGCGAAAAATGCCCGCTTTATTGCCGAGGGCTGCGGTCAGCGCCTGGCCCATGACAATCGCTGTGTCTTCGACTGAATGGTGGCAGTCGATCTCAATATCGCCCTTGAGGGTAAGCTCAAGGTCGATCATACTATATTTCACGATGTGGCCGAGCATGTGCTCGAAAAAGGGAATGGGGTTACTGCCGGTCATGCGGGCGCTGCCGTCGAGGTTCAGCGCCATGGTGATATCGGTTTCGTGCGTTTTGCGTTCTATTCGGGCGGTGCGGGACACTCTGGGCCGATTGGCCCCCGAACAAAAACAGGCTGTCAAACGCGAAACGGTTTAGGCCCGTTTAATACTTTTCGTATTGGCAGTCTTTCTGCTCAGGTCTACCGAGGTTCTTATGTCACTGACCAGCATTTTCAAATTTCTGACTCCGAAAGACCGCACGTTCTTTCCCCTTTTCAAACAAGATACCGACAACCTGATCGTCATGGGTAAGGTTCTGTGCGATTTGGTTGCCAAAGACAACGCTGCCGAGCGCACGAAGCTCGTCGAAGAGATCGACCGGCTAGAGAATGTCGGCGACGAAATCACGCACACCATTTTTGTCGAACTCAGCCGAACCTTTATTACTCCTTTCGACCGCGAAGATGTGCACGCGCTTGCCGCATCGATCGACGATATTGCCGACTACATTCAGGGGGCAGCTGCCCGCATGCGTCTCTACCATATCGGCACTTTTCCGTCTGCGGTCACCAAGCTCGCAAATATCTTGCGTGACGGTATTCAAGAGCTCGCCGGTACCATCGACCTGCTGATGGATCTCAAGAACCATAAAAAAATCGGTGAGTCGCTGGTGAAAGTGCACAGCCTTGAGAACGCGGCTGACGCTATATTTAATGAGGCGATTGAGTATTTATTTGTTCATGAAAAAGACGCGATCGAGCTCATCAAGATGAAAGAGCTGCTCGCGACGCTTGAAACCGCGACCGACCGCTGCGAAGATGTGGCGAACGTAATCGAAACAATTCTGATCAAATATTCATGACGCTCGACCTCTTCGTTGCCGTTGTCATTCTTGCGCTGGTCTTTGATTTTATCAACGGCTTTCATGATGCTGCCAATTCGATTGCGACAATTGTATCGACACGGGTTCTAACGCCGCTGCAGGCGGTCTTTTGGGCAGCCTTTTTCAACTTTCTCGCTTTCTACATTTTTCATTTGCACGTCGCCGATACCGTTTCAAAAACTGTCGACACGAGCGCTATCACGCTTTATGTTATCATGGCTGGGCTTCTCGCCGCGATCACCTGGAATCTCATCACCTGGTATTTTGGCATACCTTCGAGTTCGTCGCACACTCTCATCGGTGGCTTTGCCGGTGGGGCCATGGCGCACGCCGGTTTTTCTGTGGTCAAGATGGCGAAGATCTGGCCGATTCTGCTCTTTATTGTCGCGGCGCCCTTTATCGGAATGGTCGTTTCGTACTTTAATTCGATCGTCATGCTGCACATCTGCAAAAACTCGCACCCGCAGAAGGCCGAAAAATGGTTCAGGCGTCTGCAGCTGATTTCATCCGCGGCTTTCTCCCTGGGGCATGGCGGTAACGACGCACAGAAGGTTATGGGTATCATCGGCGCCGCGATGCTCGTGAACGGTAACATCAAGAGTCTTGCTGAATTGCCGCAATGGGTGGTTGTCGCATGCTATGTCGCTATCGGTTCGGGTACGCTCTTTGGCGGATGGAGAATTGTGAAGACGATGGGCTCGAAAATCACAAAACTCACTGCTTTTGAAGGCGTTGCCTCAGAGGCTGCCGGAGCCGTAACGCTGTTCGCCACGGGGTCTTTGGGCATACCGGTTAGCACGACGCACACTATTACCGGCAGCATTATTGGCGTAGGGCTTGCCAAGCGCATCAGCGCCGTGCGCTGGGGAGTGACGGTGAAACTTTTCTGGGCTTGGATCATCACGATACCCATAAGCGCTGTGTTCGCGCTCGGGTTTTATCACCTGATACACCTTTTTGTACCCTGACGATCTCGTAAAATGCTGAAATCACTCGAAAATATCTACGGTACACGCCGCAGCAGTTCAAAATACGATGGGTACGTCTGTACTTTCGATCTCGACAAAACCTACCTCGACACGCGTTTTGAGTCGTTGCGAAAATTGGTGCGTATTCCGTTCGAAAAAGCTGAAGAGAAGAAGAACATTCCCGGTGTGGCTGCCGTGGTGCGCGAGCTGAGGCGCGGGCCGGGTGGTTCGGCCCCCCCGGTGCCGATCTACTTTATTTCGGGTTCCCCTGAGGGCATGCACAAGGTGGTTTCAGAAAAGCTGAAGCTCGACGGTGTCGGATTTGACGGCATTCTGTTCAAAAACTGGCGTTCGGCCGTAAAAAAGTTTCAGTTCAAAAAAATCATCGATAAAATCGGTTTCAAGCTGGCAGCGCTCATCTACGCGCGCAGTGTATTTCCTTTGAAAGCTGAAGAGCTGCTTTTTGGCGACGATTCTGAATACGATGCGACGATCTACGCGCTCTATGCCGACATCGTCTCGGGCGCGCTCGACGACTACGAGGTTCTGACGATTCTCAAAAAATGGAATGTTGCCCCCGACGAGCGCGACCTGATCGCCGAGAACCTGAAAAGGCTCAGAGAAAGCGGATACAAACCGCGCGACGCAATCAAGCGCATTTTTATTCACCTTGAGCAAAAGACCCCGGCTCACTACCACACGACACTTTCTGATAAAGTCGTACCGACGCAGAATTACTTTCAAACAGGGGTGATTCTGTACAAAATGTCAGCGATCAACCGTGCCGGGCTGTTTCGCATTATTTCAGATATGATCCGTAACTACCAGTTCGGTGTCACCGAGTTCACGACTTCAACAGAAGACCTTCTGCGGCGCGGTCTTATCGACAAGGGTGAAGCTCGTAAGCTGTTACGTATTGTGTACAAGGGAAATCCTCTGGCGTTGCCGAGGCGCATTATCTCAGATCTGCGCAGCGATTTTGTGAAGACTCTCGATACTTTCAGTCGTGTACCCGACACGATTCTGCCGCCGATGCGGCGCGAAACCGATCGTGATTTGAGCCTGGTCGAACGCTATTTGCGCTTCGCCCCCAAGCGCCACGTTTAACTAACGCCGGTTGCGGCCGAAGCCCTGGTAACGTTTGCGGCGCGGTTTGCCCGCGGCCTTAGGTTTCTCGCCCGCTGCGGGGGTCGCAGGTTTTGCCGCTGCGGTCTGTTGCGGCGGTCGGTTAATCTGAGCTGCGACCTGCGCAATCGTCGCGCCTTTGTAATCAAAATCTTTGAGCGTGCGCTTTTCAATGGGTTTGCCGAGGGCTTTTTCGATTTCGCGCACCTGGCGGTTGTCTTCGCTGGTCACGAAAGTATATGCGTCGCCGCTTTTTGTTGCCCGCGCCGTGCGGCCGATACGGTGAATATACGTTTCACTGCTCGCGGGAATATCATAATTGATAATGTGTGAGATGTTGTTCACGTCGATGCCACGCGCGGCGATGTCGGTTGCGACCA
The sequence above is a segment of the Turneriella parva DSM 21527 genome. Coding sequences within it:
- a CDS encoding DUF47 domain-containing protein, whose translation is MSLTSIFKFLTPKDRTFFPLFKQDTDNLIVMGKVLCDLVAKDNAAERTKLVEEIDRLENVGDEITHTIFVELSRTFITPFDREDVHALAASIDDIADYIQGAAARMRLYHIGTFPSAVTKLANILRDGIQELAGTIDLLMDLKNHKKIGESLVKVHSLENAADAIFNEAIEYLFVHEKDAIELIKMKELLATLETATDRCEDVANVIETILIKYS
- the cutA gene encoding divalent-cation tolerance protein CutA translates to MAESNEIIIFTAINDSDVAEELITNMLESELIISGTLFPGTTLLYRWEGKINLDEEVKIIIKAKRENYNKIEDYIMHRHPYKIPELTTISASFGSEKFREFCRNKP
- the hisB gene encoding imidazoleglycerol-phosphate dehydratase HisB gives rise to the protein MSRTARIERKTHETDITMALNLDGSARMTGSNPIPFFEHMLGHIVKYSMIDLELTLKGDIEIDCHHSVEDTAIVMGQALTAALGNKAGIFRYGSFTLPMDEVLTTVTIDLSGRPYFVYRGEPLKPMGKFGIYDSELTLEFLHKLSIHAAMNLHVQVHYGDNRHHIHESIFKALGFALRQAVAVDARRAGEIPSTKGSLLG
- a CDS encoding HisA/HisF-related TIM barrel protein, which codes for MKLIPALDILGGKVVRLKQGDYDQVTVYHERPIDLAWYLADHGAERLHLVDLQGSKEGKICEGKLFTEIRRTVNIPCEVGGGIRSKDDFSFYFDNGFTLAKDFVMVGSLPFLDRPAFDTIAAEFSSSLLMTVDAWGDEVKHSGWLKDSGYKVETLIQEMSALGVKNFLVTQIRKDGMMQGPDFELYERLLLAFPSVNLIASGGVSSIDDLEALQRLKLYGAIVGKAYYEGKVTAQMIREFRLRHAL
- a CDS encoding histone deacetylase family protein; protein product: MSRKSAELVYSPIYDLSDYTHVISAGKYRQLYDALKFSRWNWNEPVAATKEQLLLVHTERYLKDFLGARLTEQTQRAEIPIDERIVNAVCTAAGGTILAAELALKHGVASNLSGGFHHAFADHAEGFCFVNDTVLAIRALRKTRPGLKVAVIDLDVHQGNGTAKLLQGDENSYTFSMHEKENYPVKETGSHDVELPSHLGDAEYLRLLAENLDKLKAAFFPDLIFYVAGVDIYRDDALGGLQLSFDGIAARDAAVRDFLPEVPKVVLPAGGYARNIAETVALHAQTIKIMHGRQ
- the thrB gene encoding homoserine kinase, with the protein product MSLRISVPASTANLGPGFDIWGMALNLRNEFVCDRADRKDGSIRLSFLAGDTGVVSAGSLPKKVEADNLFVRVYNYLMKKAGQPPIAYDVRIIVNVPFSRGLGSSSTAILAGLTLANETLRREHSMAYRIEQLLDFALEFEPHPDNLTAAIYGGWNLCLPGNQPAESGPAFLRVPLKIRAPVKIAGIIPDLKLETRDSRQLIPVSISRADLVFQTSRVAALVYLLQQESLAQSDAFAFRAAIEDRMHTSQRAHLVPGMFEVFEDWYRDGAYACFLSGAGSTLLAFWPQQADISALDLTKRLREKKIAAVQREFQIDMNGLMVLA
- a CDS encoding inorganic phosphate transporter → MTLDLFVAVVILALVFDFINGFHDAANSIATIVSTRVLTPLQAVFWAAFFNFLAFYIFHLHVADTVSKTVDTSAITLYVIMAGLLAAITWNLITWYFGIPSSSSHTLIGGFAGGAMAHAGFSVVKMAKIWPILLFIVAAPFIGMVVSYFNSIVMLHICKNSHPQKAEKWFRRLQLISSAAFSLGHGGNDAQKVMGIIGAAMLVNGNIKSLAELPQWVVVACYVAIGSGTLFGGWRIVKTMGSKITKLTAFEGVASEAAGAVTLFATGSLGIPVSTTHTITGSIIGVGLAKRISAVRWGVTVKLFWAWIITIPISAVFALGFYHLIHLFVP
- the hisH gene encoding imidazole glycerol phosphate synthase subunit HisH, producing MSKNPRIALLDYGMGNIRSLQKAFEHLGATAKVTGDPREVEAADVLLLPGDGAFVRAMDNLRSRGLIDAIYGAHQKQKIIFGICIGFQLLFESSTEFTGAKGLGLVKGAITRLEKNAEAPAIPHIGWTTTEFKAKSRLGRGIHPHSMFYYVHSYAHRAEHMYAKATTSYGQMFTSVLEHENLFAAQFHPEKSHNAGLKLLANFLEAL
- a CDS encoding phosphatase domain-containing protein, giving the protein MLKSLENIYGTRRSSSKYDGYVCTFDLDKTYLDTRFESLRKLVRIPFEKAEEKKNIPGVAAVVRELRRGPGGSAPPVPIYFISGSPEGMHKVVSEKLKLDGVGFDGILFKNWRSAVKKFQFKKIIDKIGFKLAALIYARSVFPLKAEELLFGDDSEYDATIYALYADIVSGALDDYEVLTILKKWNVAPDERDLIAENLKRLRESGYKPRDAIKRIFIHLEQKTPAHYHTTLSDKVVPTQNYFQTGVILYKMSAINRAGLFRIISDMIRNYQFGVTEFTTSTEDLLRRGLIDKGEARKLLRIVYKGNPLALPRRIISDLRSDFVKTLDTFSRVPDTILPPMRRETDRDLSLVERYLRFAPKRHV